The following coding sequences are from one Triticum dicoccoides isolate Atlit2015 ecotype Zavitan chromosome 4A, WEW_v2.0, whole genome shotgun sequence window:
- the LOC119287124 gene encoding WAS/WASL-interacting protein family member 3-like, translating to MFGNPLAPSLRLPLSIPTPPKKRSVTNPEHHQTPDAEAGGGPARRSAPFHARRRRPPLMPSPPKDRPAGRLGRLISALRPARAGPLPVQTGFPTSLADLFVKNHGRLKKQGPSSGRRKRRGAPPLPSSEPSPPPPSPPPPPAAVCPPSAQPRPDLPRAEPVRRPGGGAAGLGLGFLALVGVASLALLVIWSRKVVAAVTVAAFSLFLLESVRASSLRRRPRPPAPTAELDIDDGRGYVSPIRELAGEPEPLGSSFSDSGRGISASILGIDERSEAGEDSCVWEPKPRRRSPWRKLIPRKLQRGRKIGKESGSLSSSFRSSSFRSEVSVADSTLGDNAGATDPPDSRRGRRSQANAKAEAAAIGSRDSSGPLRLGMLDGIKSRDSSGPLRGMGDGADAATKSPDSSCPLRDTGNGGARAPMGIAGADGVGGGGGRFPLVAVTVVVLVGLAAGRVPAVALTVLWSALVGWLQRLRRDGDGCTHVGTSRSLPGLMQVN from the coding sequence ATGTTTGGGAACCCACTCGCTCCCTCCCTCCGTCTTCCTCTTTCTATTCCCACTCCCCCCAAAAAAAGGTCCGTCACCAACCCAGAGCACCACCAAACGCCGGACGCGGAGGCAGGCGGAGGCCCGGCGCGCCGGTCGGCCCCCTTCCATGCTCGCCGGCGCCGGCCGCCGCTGATGCCCAGCCCGCCCAAGGACCGCCCCGCCGGCCGCCTCGGCCGCCTCATCTCCGCGCTCCGCCCCGCGCGCGCCGGCCCCCTCCCCGTCCAGACCGGCTTCCCCACCTCCCTCGCCGACCTCTTCGTCAAGAACCATGGCCGCCTCAAGAAGCAGGGCCCCTCCTCCGGCAGGCGCAAGAGGCGCGGCGCCCCCCCTTTGCCTTCCTCCGAGCCCTCTCCcccgcctccctctcctccacCCCCGCCGGCCGCCGTCTGCCCGCCGTCGGCCCAGCCAAGGCCCGACCTTCCGCGTGCGGAGCCCGTCCGCCGCCCCGGAGGCGGGGCCGCCGGCCTCGGATTGGGGTTCCTCGCGCTCGTCGGCGTGGCGTCCCTCGCCCTCCTCGTGATCTGGAGCAGGAAGGTGGTTGCGGCCGTCACCGTCGCCGCCTTCTCGCTCTTCCTGCTGGAATCCGTCAGGGCGTCCTCGCTTCGCCGGCGGCCCCGGCCCCCGGCGCCCACCGCGGAGCTGGATATCGACGACGGCCGCGGCTACGTCTCGCCGATCCGGGAGCTGGCGGGGGAGCCGGAGCCGCTGGGATCGAGCTTCTCCGACTCCGGCAGGGGGATCAGCGCCTCCATCCTCGGCATTGACGAgaggagcgaggccggcgaggattcGTGCGTCTGGGAGCCGAAGCCGAGGAGGAGGTCGCCTTGGAGGAAGCTGATCCCCAGGAAATTGCAGAGAGGCCGGAAGATTGGCAAGGAGTCCGGCTCCCTGTCAAGTTCTTTCCGGTCAAGCTCTTTCCGCAGCGAGGTCAGCGTAGCGGACTCCACGCTCGGCGACAATGCCGGGGCGACGGATCCCCCGGACTCTCGCCGCGGCAGACGCAGCCAAGCGAACGCCAAGGCGGAGGCCGCTGCCATCGGATCGCGGGACTCATCGGGCCCTCTCCGCCTTGGCATGCTTGACGGCATCAAATCGCGCGACTCATCGGGCCCTCTCCGCGGCATGGGTGACGGCGCGGACGCCGCCACCAAATCGCCGGATTCGTCGTGTCCTCTCCGCGACACGGGCAACGGCGGTGCGCGTGCGCCGATGGGAATCGCCGGGGCGGACGGCGtagggggagggggaggccggtTCCCCTTGGTAGCTGTGACCGTGGTCGTCCTCGTCGGCCTGGCCGCCGGGAGGGTCCCGGCCGTGGCGCTCACCGTGCTTTGGTCCGCGCTGGTTGGCTGGCTTCAGAGATTGCGGCGGGACGGCGATGGATGTACGCACGTAGGAACCTCCCGATCCCTCCCAGGGTTGATGCAAGTAAATTAG